The genomic stretch gaggagaccaAGAGGCCGCGGCCGGGGGTCGGCCCGGCTCCGGGGGTGGGCGggaccccacccccgcccagctCAGGGATTGGTGGGCGATTCACTCCAGGAAGTCCCGCCCCTCGCCGGCAGAGGGGCCGTCCGGAGTCTGGCACTGGCCTCAGCGGCAACACAGCACTTTTTTGCACAGTGTGGGGCGGGAGCCCAGGCTCCCCAGCCCCGCGTCCCGGCAGAGCACGGGGACCGGACTGTGGCCTTAATCTCTAAAGGCGGCCCCTCGCTCTCCCTGTCTCGGCAATAAACCTGGCCTGGTTTTGTAGCTGCTTCGCCTCCGAGTATGCATGCGTGCGGCGTCTCCGCCTGCCTAGGCCACCGTCCGGGCCTCGTGTCCCCCTGGCCCGTAAGCCCACCAGGGCGACTCGTTCCCTCCGCGTGGCCTCCGTTTCTCCAGCCGCGCCGTTCCGGTCCCTGTGGGCCCCAGCCACCGTTTTCTCCTGTGGATGGCTGCCAGCTCTCAGCGCGCTCCCGCAACACCTCCGCACGTGTGCGCGTCCCTGCGCGGGGCGGGGCTAAGGGCGGCCACGCCCCCGCGCGCCCCCGCGCTCGGGCCTAGGCGGCTCCTCCGCGGGACCGCCCGCCTCGCGCCGGAGCTGGCCTCCCCAGGGTCTCCACGCAGCCGTCCTGGCTAGCCCATGGTAGCCTGGCAGCGCGGAGCTCCGAGCCCCGCCAGCCCGAGTGGATCCCGGGAGCCTCCGAGGGACGGCCGCTCCAGgtcaggagaggggtggggacagagcccCGGTCTCCCTGGACCGGTAGAACCGAGGGCTGCTTTTCTGTTCCCCCACCTCGAGGCCCGTGATCCTGCGGATGTCGCCCGTCGGGCCGGCGTCCGTGTGGGCATGTGCGGGCGTATTTTGTGGTCTGGAgatgcgcgcgcgcgtgtgtgtgtgtgtggaggtgggGATTGGGGAGAAGAAGCTCCAGCCCCGCAgcagcgcgggggggggggggggggggcggggtcggGCAGACACGGGCCTGGCTGTGGCTAGGCGCTCTAGTCACGGGCCCACCTACCAACCAGGATCCGGGAAGGGCCCCTTATATGGTAAGCGACCCAGTTGTACAAGCCCCACATGTGGCAAGGGCCACCGCCGTCGCTATCCCAGACCCACTTGCAGACTGGGTGGGGAAGTGAGTTTGGAGACAAGGCCGGATGTGGTGGTGGATGTCGGGGAGTTAGAGGGCCTTCCCCCAGGTTTCTTGTCCATGCCTTCCAGGCAACATCCCTCCTCAGCCCAGAGGAGGCTTCTCTTACCCAGACCTTAGGAAGCGGGTCCCAGCAGGATCCGCCCCGTGGTCTGCATGGGTCCTGGGACTGAGTAGTCCTGGCCTTGAGGTTTCTAGCCTCAAAGGCCTCTCGATTCCCAGATGAGCAAGGACAAGGGAGCCTCTGAGCCCATATACTCTGCCCTTGCTGAACCAACCAAGGAACCTTCCTGTCCAGTTTCTGAGCAGGAAGTGAGGGCTAAATACCGATCCTGGAGAAGTGGGGCCACAGTCGCTCCAGGGAGCCCTGTTTTAGAGACTTAGGGTGTGGGGTTCCTAGGCTCATGCTGAGAAGTCTGGGGGAGATTCCCACTAAGCAGGCCTCTGGTCTGGCTCTGGCTGAGGTGGGGATGGGAGTTGCTCGTCCTCCAGTACCATCCCTGGACTCAGACCAGGGGGGTTGCTAAGGTCTTTGAGATAGGGAAGTTTCCAGCCTGCTCTCCTCCATCCTGAGCTGCCGGCTCCTCTAGCTTTGGCCAGTGGGGGCTTAGCTCTGtcaaccccacccccatctgacACCGGCGGAAACTGGTCCAGGTTGGTGAGTGGGGAAGTGGAGGGGGCGGTGGTAACCAGCCCTGGGGTGAATCAGGATGCAGTGAGccaagagagggggacagagtctACCAGGGGACTCCTGACATCAGGCCTGAGGAATTTCTCCCGTCTCGCTACACATAGCCCCTTTTGGACTCCGAGAAGTGTCCCAGCTCCTTTGCCTGAGTGTTGGAATGACACTCCAACATCTTCTCCAAGAGATGCAGTCCATGGGAGCACTGCTAGCCAGCAGAGCCATGCTTCACAACTCCAGCCACAGGGAAGGTAAGCTCCACGTGGGTAGGTAACTGTCAATCGAAGTTTGGGGGCACTGGGTAGGTGGGTAGGTCACACACAAGTCCAGTTACAAGTTCTGGAGTCCCCGTACCTTGTGCCTTGCCTGCACCGGATTGTGGAAATAACTGGCCTCCAGGCAGAAGTGAGCAGTAGCATTTACTTGCCTTCCAGCTCAGCTTTATTTTGTACAAATCTACAAGGTCTCGTGTGCAGAAAAGCCCCCGTCGGGACCACCATGAATCCATTTGCTCTCCCGGACTTGGTGGGAGAGACAGGACACACAGTCTAATGCCCCAGTAGACAGAGGAAGTAGAACAGGAGCCAGGAAAGGGAGAGACTGGAAGAGATCAAGGAAGTCTTCCCCAAGCAGGCGGTACCTGCCAGTGTGTCAGATGGAGAGGGTACAACCACAAGAGCAGACGTCTGGAAACCTGGGAGAAGGGTACACCTGGAAAGGGCTAGGTGTCCAAGAGTGGCAAGCAGAGGGGAGGCTGCGAGAGATGACCAACCAGCTCCTGATGCCATGCTATGAGTTTTTGACTCTACGTAGTAGGGACTGTTGTTTCAAACCTTTTGGGCAGCAAAGTCTAAGTGAGGCTACCCAGGGATCCTAGCCTTGATTCCTTGCCCTTGATCCTGTTTGTCCTTTCCTCTACAGATAAGACCTGGAGGGtacagggcagggacagggaagAGGTATGGGGAGGGGGAGCCCTGGCCCCCAATGcctcctccccattccctcctgAGCCTCCAGGGGCCTCAGGCAGCATTATCCCTGTCTACTGTGCCCTCCTGGCCACTGTGGTCCTCGGTCTGCTCGCCTACGTGGCCTTCAAGTGGTAAGTAGTCTGGGCACTGCCCTGTGGCACACCCTCCCCAGCTGGACTCCCAGCTAGCTCCCTCTGTCTCAGTGAAGGCTGGAACAGGTTGGCGGgtcccccctgctccccacagctGGCGCTCCCATAAACAAAGACAGCAGTTGGCCAAAGCTCGGACTGCGGAGCTGGGGACCTTCGACAGGGACCAGAGGCACGGAGACAGCATTGTTTTCCTGGACAATCCTAGCGGTCAGGAGCCCTGCGCCCCCAGTCGGGGTGAGCCCCCTTTCCCAATCTACAGACTTTCACACCTGGCTGTGCCGTAGCACCCGGCCCACCTGACCCTGTTGTGCCCCTCACATCTCCCACCCTAGGGCCACATCCTGAGCTTGGCTGCCGCCTCTACCTTCACCTCcctcagcagcagcaggaggaagtGGAGCGGCTCCTGGAAGTCTCAGACGAACCTGACAAGGGCTGGCAGGGtctggcggggcgcctgggctACCAGACTGATGCTGTGGAGGTCATGGCCCAGGACCAGGTGCCAGCCTACACCCTGCTGAGGGACTGGGCTGTCAAAGAAGGCAGCGGTGCCACTCTCGGGGTGCTAGAGGACGCCCTGGCTGCCATGGGCCGCGAAGACGTGGTCCGGGTTCTGCGCCCCCCAGCTGAGGGCTGCTCTGTGGTGTGAGCGGTGCCGGCACAGCCCGGCCGCTCAGGGAATCTGCTTTGGTGCTTTTCCTTTCTTGGGCTTCCTGGCACTGGTGGCCTCAACCTGCCTTGCTCTGGGGGAACAGAGAAGATCCGGCCACCACTCAGCTCCCCTTGTCTGGCCTTCCTCCAGGACGGGGACCAGGATGTGGGGGGGTCAGCAGTGAGGGGTggtcctgccctcctccctgccccacctcccctcacTTAGCCTCAactggtttttctatttttgtatctcGTATTAAAGGCAACTTTGGACTACTGTGCCGCCTCTGACTCCTTGGGCCTGAGAGATGGTTGGGTTGCTAGGAGGCAGaggcccagaaagagaagagggtcTGCGGGAAGTGGGAGGAGCACGTGAGGTGGCAGGCAGCATGCTCCTGTAGAAGAT from Prionailurus viverrinus isolate Anna chromosome A2, UM_Priviv_1.0, whole genome shotgun sequence encodes the following:
- the LOC125160128 gene encoding death domain-containing membrane protein NRADD-like produces the protein MTLQHLLQEMQSMGALLASRAMLHNSSHREDKTWRVQGRDREEVWGGGALAPNASSPFPPEPPGASGSIIPVYCALLATVVLGLLAYVAFKCWRSHKQRQQLAKARTAELGTFDRDQRHGDSIVFLDNPSGQEPCAPSRGPHPELGCRLYLHLPQQQQEEVERLLEVSDEPDKGWQGLAGRLGYQTDAVEVMAQDQVPAYTLLRDWAVKEGSGATLGVLEDALAAMGREDVVRVLRPPAEGCSVV